A DNA window from Staphylococcus warneri contains the following coding sequences:
- the ybaK gene encoding Cys-tRNA(Pro) deacylase yields MGKTKKTNAMRMLDRAKVAYQTNVFEVTEEHQTGEQIAALVHANVEDVYKTLVLENANHDHFVFVIPVNATLDMKKAAHEAGEKKLNLMPLDQLKQVTGYIRGGCSPIGMKHLFQTVIDQSALQREQIYISGGQRGMQIIIAVKDLVAMTNAKVTSVIHD; encoded by the coding sequence ATGGGTAAAACCAAAAAAACAAATGCAATGCGCATGTTAGATAGAGCAAAGGTAGCTTATCAAACTAACGTATTTGAAGTAACCGAAGAACACCAAACAGGTGAACAAATAGCAGCACTTGTGCATGCCAATGTTGAAGATGTTTATAAAACACTTGTATTAGAAAATGCTAACCATGATCATTTCGTGTTTGTTATACCAGTGAATGCAACGTTAGATATGAAAAAAGCTGCACATGAAGCAGGAGAGAAAAAATTAAATTTAATGCCTTTAGATCAGCTCAAACAAGTGACAGGATATATTAGAGGTGGATGTTCACCTATCGGTATGAAGCATTTATTCCAAACTGTTATTGACCAGTCTGCGCTACAAAGAGAACAGATATATATCAGTGGTGGCCAAAGAGGTATGCAAATCATTATCGCTGTCAAAGATTTGGTAGCAATGACAAACGCTAAAGTGACTTCGGTAATTCATGACTAA
- a CDS encoding DeoR/GlpR family DNA-binding transcription regulator encodes MISEKRHDLILQELIKKDFLTLQELMDRTGCSASTIRRDLSKLQLAGKLQRIHGGATLNHNRMVEPRLTEKLTQNSREKKEIAKRAARQIRDNECVFLDAGSTTLEMIPYIDAKDIIVVTNGLTHVEQLLKKGIKTLMLGGQVKENTFATVGSSALETLKRYCFDKSFIGMNGIDVKYGLTTPDEQEALIKDNAMRLSNESFVVVDETKFNQVYFARVPVQDNTRIITSKQGLQHVNEAFAGQYEFLGGTI; translated from the coding sequence TTGATATCTGAAAAACGACACGATTTAATTTTACAAGAACTTATAAAAAAGGATTTTCTGACACTCCAGGAATTAATGGATAGAACCGGTTGTAGTGCCTCTACCATTCGACGTGATTTATCTAAGCTGCAATTAGCTGGTAAATTACAACGTATTCATGGTGGTGCGACACTTAACCATAATCGAATGGTCGAACCAAGATTAACAGAGAAATTGACACAAAATTCACGAGAAAAGAAAGAAATTGCCAAACGAGCAGCTCGACAAATTAGAGATAATGAGTGTGTTTTTTTAGACGCTGGCTCAACAACATTAGAGATGATACCTTACATAGATGCAAAAGATATTATTGTTGTAACTAATGGTTTGACTCATGTTGAACAACTACTTAAAAAAGGGATTAAAACCTTAATGTTAGGTGGTCAAGTTAAAGAAAATACATTCGCTACAGTAGGTTCGAGTGCCTTAGAAACATTGAAGCGATATTGTTTTGATAAATCATTTATTGGAATGAACGGTATAGACGTAAAGTATGGTTTAACCACACCTGATGAACAAGAGGCGTTAATTAAAGATAATGCAATGCGACTTTCTAATGAAAGCTTTGTTGTTGTAGACGAAACGAAATTTAATCAAGTGTACTTTGCTAGAGTACCTGTGCAAGATAATACTCGAATCATTACCTCTAAACAGGGATTACAACATGTGAATGAAGCGTTTGCGGGACAATATGAATTTTTAGGAGGGACAATATGA
- the nagA gene encoding N-acetylglucosamine-6-phosphate deacetylase, which translates to MKEYLLINGQIYTESQKIEHGFIHIKDSKIMEIGSDKDRLNTLSKSYPTVDAQGHHVIPGFIDIHIHGGYGEDAMDASMDGLKHLSEQLLSEGTTSFLATTMTQSDDSIHRALQNIANYYQIQNRHDAAEIVGIHLEGPFISEHKVGAQHPKYVQRPSIEKIKTFQKTANQLIKIITFAPEVDGATDTLKALNNDIIFSMGHTVATYDEANEAVDNGAKHITHLYNAATGFGHREPGVFGAAWLNQNLNTEIIVDGVHSHPAAVAMAYQNKGNEHMYLITDAMRAKGMPEGEYDLGGQNVIVKNEEARLDSGALAGSILKMNDGLRHLITYTGASIKDLWRVTSWNQAIALGIDQTKGSIKVGKDADIVIVDDTISVLMTIKNGYIHTF; encoded by the coding sequence TTGAAAGAATATTTACTTATAAACGGTCAGATTTATACAGAAAGTCAAAAAATAGAACATGGTTTTATACATATTAAAGATAGCAAAATAATGGAAATAGGTTCTGATAAAGATAGATTGAACACTTTAAGTAAATCGTATCCTACGGTAGATGCACAAGGTCATCATGTTATTCCAGGATTTATAGATATACATATCCACGGTGGTTACGGCGAAGATGCGATGGATGCCTCAATGGATGGTCTTAAACATTTATCTGAACAACTATTATCTGAAGGAACAACATCATTTTTAGCAACAACGATGACACAATCAGATGATAGTATTCATCGAGCACTCCAAAATATTGCAAATTATTATCAAATTCAAAATAGGCATGATGCTGCAGAAATTGTAGGTATTCATCTCGAAGGTCCATTTATTTCAGAACATAAGGTAGGCGCGCAACATCCTAAATATGTTCAAAGACCGTCTATTGAAAAGATTAAGACATTTCAAAAGACTGCCAATCAATTGATTAAAATTATTACTTTTGCACCTGAAGTTGATGGTGCAACTGATACATTAAAAGCTTTAAATAACGACATCATATTTTCAATGGGACATACAGTAGCTACATATGATGAAGCAAATGAAGCTGTTGATAATGGTGCTAAACATATTACACACTTATATAATGCAGCAACAGGCTTTGGACATCGAGAACCCGGTGTTTTTGGAGCGGCATGGTTAAATCAAAACCTAAATACAGAAATTATAGTTGATGGTGTGCATTCACATCCAGCGGCCGTAGCAATGGCTTACCAAAATAAAGGCAATGAACATATGTATCTCATTACAGATGCGATGCGTGCAAAAGGGATGCCAGAAGGTGAATATGATCTAGGTGGACAAAACGTTATTGTGAAGAATGAAGAAGCACGATTAGATTCAGGTGCATTAGCTGGTAGTATCTTAAAAATGAATGATGGTTTGCGTCATTTAATCACTTATACAGGTGCTTCAATTAAAGACTTGTGGCGTGTGACAAGTTGGAACCAAGCGATAGCGTTAGGTATCGATCAAACAAAAGGTAGTATTAAGGTAGGGAAAGATGCTGATATTGTGATTGTTGATGATACGATTTCAGTCCTTATGACGATTAAGAATGGTTATATTCATACATTTTAG
- a CDS encoding hemolysin family protein, producing the protein METSTIISLIVFFLLIALTTVFVGSEFALVKVRSTRIEQLADEGNSGAKIVKKMIANLDYYLSACQLGITVTSLGLGWLGEPTFDKLLHPLFELMHLPSALTTTVSFVIAFIVVTYLHVVLGELAPKSFAIQHTEKMALLYARPLYYFGNVMKPLIWLMNGSARVILRVFGVDPDAQSDAMSEEEIKIIINNSYNGGEINQTELAYMQNIFSFDERQAKDIMVPRTQMITLNEPFNVDELLETIKEYQFTRYPITEDGDKDHVKGFINVKEFLTEYASGKTIKIANYIHELPMISETTRISDALVRMQREHVHISLIIDEYGGTAGILTMEDILEEIVGEIRDEFDDDEVNDIVKLEDNKYQINGRVLLDDLNEQFGIEFEDSEDIDTIGGWLQSENTNLQKDDFVDTDYDRWIISEIENHQIIWVTLNYEFNQERPTYEVNSDEEQTD; encoded by the coding sequence TTGGAAACTTCGACCATAATTAGTTTAATTGTATTTTTTCTTTTAATTGCATTAACAACAGTATTTGTCGGATCTGAATTTGCGCTTGTCAAAGTAAGATCTACGCGTATCGAACAATTAGCAGATGAAGGTAACAGTGGTGCTAAAATCGTTAAGAAAATGATTGCTAACCTTGATTACTACTTATCTGCATGCCAACTTGGTATAACAGTAACTTCATTAGGTTTAGGTTGGTTAGGTGAACCGACATTTGATAAATTACTACATCCATTATTCGAACTAATGCATTTACCAAGTGCATTAACAACAACAGTTTCATTTGTCATTGCGTTTATTGTAGTAACCTATTTACATGTCGTATTAGGTGAACTTGCACCTAAATCATTCGCTATTCAACATACAGAGAAAATGGCGTTACTATATGCTAGACCGTTATATTACTTTGGTAATGTCATGAAACCTTTAATTTGGTTAATGAACGGTTCGGCTCGTGTAATTCTTAGAGTGTTTGGTGTAGATCCAGATGCACAATCGGATGCAATGTCAGAAGAAGAAATCAAAATCATTATTAATAATAGTTATAATGGTGGCGAAATCAACCAAACTGAGCTTGCATATATGCAAAATATCTTTTCTTTTGATGAAAGACAAGCTAAAGATATTATGGTTCCCCGAACTCAAATGATTACGTTGAACGAGCCTTTTAATGTTGATGAACTATTAGAAACGATTAAAGAATACCAATTCACTCGATATCCTATCACTGAAGATGGTGATAAGGACCACGTTAAAGGATTTATAAATGTTAAAGAATTCTTAACTGAGTATGCATCTGGTAAAACAATCAAAATTGCTAACTATATACATGAGCTACCGATGATTTCAGAGACAACACGTATTAGTGATGCCCTTGTTAGAATGCAACGTGAACATGTTCATATCAGTTTGATTATTGATGAATATGGTGGTACAGCAGGTATTTTAACAATGGAAGATATTTTAGAAGAAATTGTCGGTGAAATCAGAGATGAATTTGACGATGACGAAGTGAACGACATCGTTAAATTAGAGGACAACAAATATCAAATTAATGGTCGAGTGTTATTAGACGACTTAAATGAACAATTTGGTATTGAATTCGAAGACTCAGAAGATATTGATACAATCGGTGGATGGTTACAATCTGAAAATACAAATCTTCAGAAAGACGATTTTGTAGATACAGATTACGATCGTTGGATCATATCAGAAATTGAAAATCACCAAATTATTTGGGTAACTTTAAATTATGAATTTAACCAAGAACGCCCAACATATGAAGTTAATTCAGATGAGGAACAAACGGATTAA
- the pfkB gene encoding 1-phosphofructokinase, with protein MIYTVTFNPSIDYVMFVDDFKIDGLNRAQDTNKFAGGKGINVSRVLKTLGVDSTALGFAGGFPGDFIAQTLKDSDIHTDFVQVDEDTRINVKLKTGQETEVNAQGPNVTDAQFQSLLNQIKETTDNDTVIVAGSVPKSIPSDAYAQIAKITKQTGAQLVVDAEKDLVESVLEYQPLFIKPNKDELEVMFNTSVKSDEDVIKYAKQILDKGAQSVIVSLGGDGAIYVDRQQSIKAVNPKGKVINTVGSGDSTVAGMVAGLATGLSVQDAFKQAVASGTATAFDADLATKDAIENIKSQVTISVLDGE; from the coding sequence ATGATATATACAGTTACTTTTAATCCATCCATTGACTATGTCATGTTTGTAGATGACTTTAAGATAGATGGTTTAAATCGCGCTCAAGATACAAATAAATTTGCCGGTGGTAAAGGTATTAATGTTTCTAGAGTGCTAAAGACTTTGGGTGTTGATTCTACAGCATTAGGATTTGCTGGTGGATTCCCAGGAGATTTTATAGCTCAAACATTAAAAGATAGTGATATTCACACAGATTTTGTGCAAGTAGATGAAGATACGCGTATCAATGTTAAATTGAAAACAGGTCAAGAAACAGAAGTGAATGCACAAGGTCCTAATGTGACTGATGCACAATTTCAATCATTATTAAATCAAATTAAAGAAACGACAGACAATGATACTGTTATCGTCGCTGGTAGTGTACCAAAGAGTATTCCGAGTGATGCTTATGCGCAGATTGCTAAGATTACAAAACAAACAGGTGCGCAATTAGTCGTTGATGCTGAAAAAGATTTAGTTGAATCAGTGTTAGAATATCAGCCACTATTTATTAAACCTAATAAAGATGAATTAGAAGTTATGTTTAATACATCAGTTAAAAGTGATGAAGATGTTATTAAATATGCTAAACAAATCTTAGATAAAGGTGCACAATCAGTCATTGTGTCATTAGGTGGAGATGGTGCAATTTATGTGGATCGTCAACAAAGTATTAAAGCTGTAAATCCAAAAGGCAAAGTGATTAATACAGTTGGCTCAGGTGATAGTACGGTAGCAGGTATGGTCGCAGGGTTAGCTACTGGTTTATCTGTGCAAGATGCATTTAAACAAGCAGTAGCATCAGGAACTGCTACTGCATTTGATGCAGATTTAGCGACAAAAGATGCAATAGAAAATATCAAATCACAAGTTACGATTTCTGTACTTGATGGGGAGTGA
- the norA gene encoding multidrug efflux MFS transporter NorA codes for MRKQLFTLYFNIFLIFLGIGLVIPVLPVYLKDLGLKGSDLGILVASFALAQMIISPFGGGLADKLGKKLIICIGLVLFSISEFMFAVGHSFTILVISRVLGGFSAGMVMPGVTGLIADISPSQDKAKNFGYMSAIINSGFILGPGFGGFLAEVSHRLPFYFAGGLGIIAFIMSLIVIHNPKKMTTAGFPQYDPELLTKINWKVFLTPVILTLVLAFGLSAFETLFSLYTSDKAGYTPKDISIAITGGGIFGALFQVFFFDKFMKFTTELNFIAWSLLYSAIVLVMLIIAQGYWTIMLISFIVFIGFDMIRPAITNYFSNIAGNRQGFAGGLNSTFTSMGNFMGPLVAGTLFDVNIEFPLYMAIAVSLSGIVIIFIEKMIRTQLNRNSK; via the coding sequence ATGAGAAAACAATTATTTACACTCTACTTTAATATTTTCCTGATATTTCTAGGGATTGGACTGGTTATACCTGTGCTACCGGTTTATCTTAAAGATTTGGGCTTAAAAGGTAGTGATTTAGGTATACTAGTAGCTTCATTTGCATTAGCGCAAATGATTATTTCACCATTTGGTGGTGGGCTAGCTGATAAACTAGGTAAAAAATTAATAATATGTATTGGTCTTGTTTTATTTTCAATATCTGAGTTTATGTTTGCAGTAGGCCACTCATTTACAATTTTGGTTATTTCGCGTGTGTTAGGTGGATTTAGTGCTGGTATGGTTATGCCAGGTGTAACAGGACTAATAGCTGATATCTCTCCGTCACAAGATAAAGCGAAGAACTTTGGTTACATGTCAGCAATCATTAATTCTGGTTTTATTTTAGGACCTGGTTTTGGCGGATTTTTAGCTGAGGTTTCCCATAGATTACCTTTCTATTTTGCAGGAGGGCTGGGGATTATTGCTTTTATTATGTCATTAATTGTGATTCACAATCCTAAGAAAATGACAACAGCAGGTTTCCCTCAATACGACCCAGAGCTCTTAACTAAAATTAATTGGAAGGTATTCTTAACACCGGTTATTTTGACTTTAGTGTTAGCATTTGGTTTGTCTGCATTTGAAACACTATTTTCACTATATACATCCGATAAAGCTGGCTATACGCCTAAAGATATTTCAATTGCTATCACAGGCGGGGGCATTTTTGGTGCCTTATTCCAAGTATTTTTCTTCGATAAATTCATGAAATTTACAACTGAATTGAATTTTATTGCATGGTCATTATTATATTCAGCAATTGTTTTAGTGATGTTGATTATCGCACAAGGTTATTGGACTATAATGCTCATTAGCTTTATCGTCTTTATTGGTTTCGACATGATTAGACCGGCGATTACTAACTATTTTTCTAATATTGCAGGTAATCGACAAGGCTTTGCAGGAGGACTAAACTCAACATTCACAAGTATGGGTAATTTTATGGGACCTCTAGTTGCTGGTACACTTTTTGATGTGAATATCGAGTTCCCATTGTATATGGCTATAGCGGTATCATTAAGTGGGATTGTCATTATATTTATTGAAAAAATGATAAGAACGCAATTAAATCGAAATTCAAAATGA
- a CDS encoding PTS fructose transporter subunit IIABC, whose protein sequence is MRITELLTKDTIAMDLSSSDKNGVIDELVHQLDKAGKLSDVPSFKEAIHNRESQSTTGIGEGIAIPHAKVSAVKSPAIAFGKSKAGVDYQSLDMQPAHLFFMIAAPEGGAQTHLDALAKLSGILMDENVREKLINASSPEEVLQIIDAADDEATKEEEAEAQQNEADAAAASTGASAEDNEPYVLAVTACPTGIAHTYMARDALKKQAEKMGVKIKVETNGSSGIKNHLTEHDIEKASGIIVAADVHVETDRFDGKNVVEVPVADGIKRPEELINTALDTSRRPFVARGDRSGSNKEENEEKLSPGKAFYKHLMNGVSNMLPLVIAGGILMAIVFIIGPNSFDPKSAEHNAFAEQLWNIGKNSAFALIIPVLAGFIARSIADKPGFAAGLVGGMLAISGDSGFIGGIIAGFLAGYLTQGIKYMTRKLPQSLEGLKPTLIYPLLSVAITGLLMIYVFNPPASWLNHLLLNGLNGLSGSNIMLLGLVIGAMMAIDMGGPFNKAAYVFATAALTEGNAAPITAAMVGGMIPPLAIATAMLIFRKKFTKEQRGSIVPNYVMGASFITEGAIPFAAADPIRVIPSMMIGSGVGGAIALALGSRINAPHGGIFVIATTDFSHILQTLLALVVGTLVSALIYGFLKPKLTENEIEASKAMDE, encoded by the coding sequence ATGAGAATAACAGAATTATTAACCAAAGATACGATAGCAATGGATTTATCTTCATCAGACAAAAATGGTGTTATCGATGAGTTAGTGCATCAACTTGACAAAGCAGGTAAATTAAGTGATGTACCATCGTTTAAAGAAGCAATTCATAACCGAGAATCACAAAGTACAACAGGTATCGGTGAAGGTATTGCGATTCCACATGCAAAAGTGAGTGCTGTTAAATCTCCAGCGATTGCATTTGGTAAATCAAAAGCTGGAGTAGATTATCAAAGTTTAGATATGCAACCAGCACATTTATTCTTTATGATTGCTGCACCAGAAGGTGGCGCTCAAACGCATTTAGATGCATTAGCAAAGTTATCAGGCATTTTAATGGATGAAAATGTACGTGAAAAATTAATAAATGCATCATCACCAGAAGAAGTATTACAAATTATTGATGCGGCAGATGATGAAGCAACAAAAGAAGAAGAAGCAGAAGCACAACAAAATGAAGCGGATGCAGCAGCTGCTTCAACAGGTGCAAGCGCAGAAGATAACGAACCGTACGTTTTAGCTGTCACAGCTTGTCCTACAGGTATCGCACATACGTATATGGCACGCGACGCTTTGAAAAAGCAAGCTGAAAAAATGGGTGTCAAAATCAAAGTAGAAACAAACGGTTCAAGTGGGATTAAAAACCATTTAACAGAACATGATATTGAAAAAGCATCTGGTATTATTGTTGCAGCAGATGTGCATGTTGAGACAGATCGTTTTGATGGTAAGAATGTTGTCGAAGTACCAGTAGCTGATGGTATTAAACGACCAGAAGAATTAATTAATACTGCGTTAGATACAAGTCGTAGACCATTTGTCGCTAGAGGCGATCGATCAGGTAGTAATAAGGAAGAGAATGAAGAGAAATTAAGTCCAGGAAAAGCATTTTATAAACACTTAATGAATGGTGTTTCTAATATGTTACCACTTGTTATTGCTGGTGGTATCTTAATGGCAATCGTGTTCATTATAGGACCCAATTCATTTGATCCTAAGAGTGCTGAACACAATGCTTTCGCAGAGCAACTATGGAATATTGGTAAAAACAGTGCCTTTGCATTAATCATTCCAGTATTAGCAGGTTTCATTGCTCGTAGTATTGCAGATAAACCAGGATTTGCAGCCGGTTTAGTTGGCGGTATGTTAGCCATTTCAGGTGACTCAGGATTTATTGGCGGTATCATTGCTGGTTTCTTAGCTGGTTATTTAACACAAGGTATTAAATATATGACACGTAAGTTACCTCAGTCATTAGAAGGTTTAAAACCAACATTAATCTATCCATTATTATCAGTAGCAATTACTGGTTTATTAATGATTTACGTATTTAACCCACCTGCTTCATGGTTAAATCACCTATTGTTAAATGGATTAAATGGACTTTCAGGTTCAAATATTATGTTACTTGGTTTAGTTATTGGTGCGATGATGGCAATCGATATGGGTGGACCATTTAACAAAGCTGCTTACGTTTTCGCAACAGCAGCACTTACAGAAGGTAATGCAGCGCCAATCACTGCTGCAATGGTTGGAGGTATGATTCCACCATTAGCAATTGCAACAGCAATGCTTATCTTCAGAAAGAAATTCACAAAAGAACAAAGAGGTTCAATTGTACCTAACTATGTGATGGGTGCATCATTCATTACTGAAGGTGCGATTCCGTTTGCAGCAGCTGACCCAATTCGTGTGATTCCATCAATGATGATTGGTTCAGGTGTTGGTGGTGCGATTGCATTAGCATTAGGTTCAAGAATCAATGCGCCACACGGTGGTATCTTTGTTATCGCAACAACTGACTTTAGCCATATTTTACAAACATTATTAGCTTTAGTTGTAGGTACTTTAGTTTCTGCCTTAATATATGGTTTCTTAAAACCAAAATTAACTGAAAATGAAATTGAAGCATCTAAAGCAATGGATGAATAA
- a CDS encoding DUF1361 domain-containing protein, with protein sequence MQPRYIARIYFIILFIISLFETTIFNFMTLNLFLAYIPFELCLLLKLFKPIKKFEWPLFIVFGMIFLLLVPNTFYMITDLIHLNQFQFNFLVGLNIKEWIFFTYLMLGVFLAMYVMILIFMEILHFTKHIWLNRLLVIILMFLNGLGIYMGRFLRLHTVYLINEPLKIFHEVLGVFNLKTFIFVLLMVLMQSAIILFVKGVRLQK encoded by the coding sequence ATGCAACCTCGCTATATAGCTAGAATATATTTTATTATTCTGTTTATTATATCTTTATTTGAAACCACGATTTTCAATTTTATGACGTTAAATTTATTTTTAGCTTATATACCATTCGAACTATGCTTATTATTAAAATTATTTAAACCTATCAAAAAATTCGAATGGCCTTTATTTATTGTATTTGGCATGATTTTTTTATTACTTGTACCTAATACCTTCTATATGATTACTGATTTGATTCATTTAAATCAATTTCAATTCAACTTCTTAGTAGGATTGAATATAAAGGAATGGATATTCTTTACTTATTTAATGTTAGGCGTCTTTTTAGCCATGTATGTCATGATCTTAATTTTTATGGAAATTCTACATTTTACCAAACACATCTGGCTTAATCGCCTATTAGTTATTATTCTTATGTTTTTAAACGGTTTAGGTATTTATATGGGCCGCTTCTTACGACTTCATACGGTATATTTAATTAATGAACCATTAAAAATATTCCATGAAGTCCTAGGTGTATTTAACCTAAAAACATTTATCTTTGTGTTATTAATGGTATTAATGCAGTCAGCAATCATTTTATTTGTAAAAGGAGTTCGATTACAAAAATGA